In Pyxidicoccus trucidator, a single genomic region encodes these proteins:
- a CDS encoding competence/damage-inducible protein A: protein MERTGAAAVIIGNEVLTAKVTDLNGPHLIKRLREVGIPLHSVEIVLDDVDAIVSAVSRARQKARYVFTSGGIGPTHDDVTVRAVALAMGRPVVRLAEMVELITAQAPGGQVTPEGMRLADAPEGAVLLPQAGTWYPVLTVEDVYLLPGVPQLFRMQLETVLGRLSGTPVVLINLYLRLGESEIAAVLDHVALDMPHVAIGSYPEFDPGKDYRVKVTVESGEQGPVDEALARIVGGLPEGAVVRRE from the coding sequence ATGGAGCGCACCGGCGCAGCAGCGGTCATCATCGGAAACGAGGTACTGACCGCCAAGGTCACGGACCTGAACGGGCCCCACCTCATCAAGCGGCTGCGCGAGGTGGGCATTCCACTGCACTCGGTGGAAATCGTCCTGGACGACGTGGACGCCATCGTCAGCGCCGTGTCTCGGGCCCGCCAGAAGGCGCGCTACGTCTTCACCAGCGGCGGCATCGGCCCCACGCACGATGACGTCACCGTGCGCGCGGTGGCCCTGGCCATGGGCCGGCCCGTGGTGCGGCTGGCGGAGATGGTGGAGCTCATCACCGCGCAGGCGCCCGGTGGGCAGGTGACGCCCGAGGGCATGCGCCTGGCGGACGCTCCCGAGGGGGCCGTGCTGCTGCCCCAGGCGGGCACCTGGTACCCCGTGCTGACCGTGGAGGACGTGTACCTGCTGCCCGGGGTGCCCCAGCTCTTCCGGATGCAGCTGGAGACGGTGCTGGGGCGCCTGAGCGGCACGCCGGTGGTGCTGATCAACCTCTACCTGCGCCTGGGCGAGAGCGAGATTGCCGCCGTGCTGGACCACGTGGCGCTGGACATGCCGCACGTGGCCATCGGCTCCTACCCGGAGTTCGACCCGGGCAAGGACTACCGGGTCAAGGTCACCGTGGAGTCCGGCGAGCAAGGCCCCGTGGACGAGGCCCTGGCACGCATCGTCGGCGGCCTGCCGGAGGGCGCGGTGGTGCGGCGGGAGTAG
- a CDS encoding DUF1156 domain-containing protein — translation MIETDFPFKEFSKIAAADRRARDPVYSAHRWWARRPPGLMRGILLAASLPADTVAEDFWSAYEGNTRPLQNLKVHDPFVGGGSTLVEAARLGAIASGTDVDPLAVAITSYELNPAPSSHLEDSGAKLLSALKQRFGRLLQGPSPQWTPLHYFYIHEVECRKCTKRAPLYRTPVIAKDTGRHGAVVRNSAQVVFCPDCFELKELGRADQKWFTCCRRVKLNQGTYFAQRFSCPHCGTAALHSELQTGAASRRLIAIEETSSTEYRRIRQPRDCDLRRLAASARYIRHHADALHLPEGTFTTDRVDQRPLSFGITQPRQLFTDRQLCVFGSAFAWVNVQELSEEVKNGLRLALSNALATNNKLCGYATEYGRIAPLFSVRSYSLPALAVELNPLHPTAGRGTIARSIERVARTADVSVRRYSWSPRKRAVHPIHVTYNPTQQTSAVHCEDARMASSDSEATVDLCVFDPPYFDYISYSELSEFYRFWSRNLELGGEPLLPRGDDRPSAFGKTFGVCLQSALHRLKPRRPIAFTFHSADPLAWKAVDIGLGIAGLLVTAMWPVRADGHMGHHTEEGNCEWDIVVVCRRAAEVIHAISQTKISDWTNAVRPLKVSEADRLNFKLALEVWNSRRGTMNGRPITTRNNG, via the coding sequence TTGATCGAAACCGACTTTCCGTTTAAAGAGTTCTCGAAGATAGCCGCAGCAGATCGCCGCGCGAGAGACCCCGTCTACTCCGCCCACCGATGGTGGGCGCGCCGACCGCCGGGGCTGATGCGCGGCATCCTGCTCGCAGCTTCACTCCCTGCAGACACAGTTGCTGAGGATTTCTGGAGCGCATACGAAGGAAACACGCGTCCGCTGCAGAACCTCAAGGTCCATGACCCTTTCGTGGGTGGCGGCTCAACCCTCGTTGAAGCAGCACGTCTCGGAGCGATTGCCTCAGGCACGGATGTGGATCCGCTAGCTGTGGCCATTACAAGCTACGAACTCAATCCTGCACCATCGTCGCACTTGGAAGATAGCGGAGCGAAGCTCCTCAGCGCATTGAAGCAGCGGTTCGGTCGCTTGCTCCAAGGCCCCTCTCCTCAGTGGACTCCTCTTCACTATTTCTACATTCACGAAGTCGAGTGTAGGAAATGCACCAAGCGCGCGCCCCTGTACCGCACTCCTGTCATCGCGAAGGACACTGGTCGGCATGGAGCGGTCGTCCGAAATTCCGCTCAAGTCGTCTTCTGCCCGGATTGCTTTGAACTGAAGGAGCTTGGCCGTGCAGACCAGAAATGGTTCACATGTTGCCGCCGCGTGAAGCTTAATCAAGGAACCTACTTCGCACAGCGCTTCTCCTGTCCACACTGTGGCACTGCGGCGCTCCATAGCGAACTGCAGACAGGAGCTGCATCTCGGCGGCTAATCGCAATCGAGGAAACCTCCTCAACTGAATACAGAAGAATTCGTCAACCTCGCGATTGCGACCTGCGCCGCCTAGCTGCCAGCGCCCGTTACATTAGGCACCACGCTGACGCGCTCCATCTACCCGAAGGAACGTTTACAACTGATCGCGTCGACCAGCGTCCATTGAGCTTCGGAATCACCCAGCCGCGCCAGCTATTCACGGACCGGCAGCTTTGTGTTTTTGGCTCTGCATTCGCTTGGGTCAACGTGCAAGAGCTTTCAGAAGAAGTAAAAAATGGCCTTCGCCTCGCGCTCTCAAATGCGCTCGCAACAAACAACAAGCTCTGCGGGTATGCCACAGAGTACGGGCGCATCGCCCCCCTCTTTAGCGTTCGCAGCTACTCCCTCCCTGCCCTTGCAGTCGAGCTTAATCCGCTTCACCCAACGGCGGGGCGCGGGACAATCGCACGAAGCATCGAGCGAGTCGCACGCACAGCTGATGTGAGTGTGCGCCGATATTCTTGGTCGCCGCGCAAGCGCGCAGTCCATCCAATCCACGTCACATACAATCCGACGCAGCAGACGAGCGCAGTGCACTGTGAAGACGCGCGCATGGCATCGAGTGATTCAGAGGCCACAGTGGACTTGTGCGTCTTTGACCCGCCGTACTTCGATTATATCTCATACAGTGAACTTTCTGAATTCTACCGTTTCTGGAGCCGGAACCTAGAGCTCGGTGGCGAGCCGCTCCTTCCGCGAGGCGATGACCGGCCATCCGCGTTTGGGAAAACCTTCGGCGTCTGCCTTCAAAGTGCGCTGCATCGGCTGAAGCCGAGGCGTCCAATAGCATTCACATTTCACTCCGCCGATCCTTTGGCTTGGAAGGCCGTAGACATCGGCTTGGGCATCGCTGGTTTACTCGTCACTGCAATGTGGCCTGTTAGAGCAGACGGACATATGGGGCATCACACTGAGGAAGGAAACTGCGAGTGGGACATCGTAGTGGTCTGCCGCCGCGCTGCCGAAGTGATTCATGCCATTAGTCAGACAAAGATCTCCGATTGGACCAATGCAGTGCGTCCTCTGAAAGTGTCTGAGGCGGACCGCCTCAACTTCAAGCTGGCACTAGAGGTTTGGAATAGCCGTCGCGGAACCATGAATGGCCGACCCATAACAACAAGGAACAATGGATGA
- a CDS encoding tetratricopeptide repeat protein — MSEHNEVPRPPAPVAPPPLPGTPAATATETLAQSATQLPAPAQNTSAEDEARERIVSLEREAKALATTDPQAAALLFHEVGLLWEEPLKNPRNAAVAFQSAYKLAPKYLVNIRAARRLFADVGNWQMVLQLLDAELAATGDVRHQAALLFEKGIVLQERLSRDEESTACLKLCLERRPTDVVVLTQLESVYAARNDAPALVEVYRLLSAAVQQPSLRAHYLTAAGLLMEERLKLRDPAAVLYREAFALDRSDLQLLAAMKRLSEREGRTDELLDVLAAEAAALGPQAAPAYLQISKVCERAGRREEALAALLDARSVAPNEPLVLSELAGIYETQGRYEELADVLLARVGSLNDESELVATNLRLAALYEETLKRESDAAARYQAIVARIPGHAAALAGLGKLYYRMQNWEGLVSVFDAEVAAAEDAKQKAARMYKAAEILEERLGRQEDAITRYNTCLQLQPGYLPAQKALTRLYERQGRFAELVAMYEQDLLQTSDRDQLITTLNKMAVVYEDRLGDLDHAIECMKRILDLASDHLPTIRNLARLYERAARYRELLETNDLEASLAGDTKQVLSLLHRNAEILDEHLKDRAGAISAYERVLALSPSYLPALKALGRLYAQDSRWANLIDMYRAESESSPSTDQAAALIYKIGELYEQKLQMESEAIASFQEALMLAPSYFPALRALARIYRLNGAWESLVEVLRSEAANRTDPLERANALYQAATIWEDQLKRPELAIDTYQEVLRLTPGHAATLRALERLYLAQDNVKELVSILDRETQVGGTPTAKVTAYLKLARLYLDRFQEPSRAAQCSEAVLGLDPGNLTALTLLERIRASDRPRRAELRQRIAERVNDPRLATALRLSAALDLDKTPAEGTLEAYKRAFEADPGDTRLAFVLERGLRQAGDATGLARLYTMRLAAAQDADEALEMLLRTAELADGRFNDLDRAAALYRQALELQPQCLPAMQGARRVAIKRGDFAGARVALEAEAHVSKDPRGAIDALLAAAKLAAGKLGDSDGASALYRQALEKDPLHPGAQAGLEELLAQRGGSADLAALQERRAEAKLALRDGTAAATAFIGAARLYHSALHDRPRALAQLEKALAAQPGHPEALELRGTLLLEAQQYAEAAAMLSQRVQQGGDPRAMAQLHLTLGTLYATHLNDASRAAAHLQTVLATLPRHLDALERLAALHAQGRNWAGAVDCLHKLLQQELPVEVRARFTLELARTYDEGLGDAAAATPLYRRALELAPGNAALVERLVVLYERARNLPELAQLLEVQAQAHMAVDPKRAATMRMRVADLYSGPLSEPARATALYRQVVDGDGTNLTARAALAELYARDTTSVPMAIEEHRQILRQDPTRVDSLHALFKLWEGLRQNDKAFCAASVLHFLRAANEVEVAFYTDGRTRLAQEARETLNSTDVDSVLMHPAARGPLLEVLRAVGDQLEKVYPPSFDIVGVNPKADKLKPDSAVFKAMRTVAQVFGVEDFEVYQARRGLTVLETTEPLSVCIGQDVVRRFNAREQKFLLGRAALGLLNKAAVLEKLSQGETADLFGNSIRIHAPQFTALGRRNDESVKQLKKAYPRKALKALEIPAMAMGDVQKVELAPWLDALDYSADRAGMLLCGDVSVGLGMVLREDPNFAGARMDGAEPVLQAVRDGERLRMLLAFAFTDDFFRLRQRLGLSL, encoded by the coding sequence ATGAGCGAGCACAACGAAGTCCCGCGGCCCCCTGCCCCCGTGGCTCCCCCGCCCCTGCCCGGGACTCCGGCGGCAACGGCCACCGAGACGCTCGCCCAGTCCGCCACCCAGCTGCCCGCTCCCGCCCAGAACACCAGCGCGGAGGACGAGGCCCGTGAGCGCATCGTCTCGCTGGAGCGCGAGGCCAAGGCCCTCGCCACCACGGACCCGCAGGCCGCCGCCCTCCTCTTCCATGAGGTGGGTCTGCTGTGGGAGGAGCCGCTGAAGAACCCGCGCAACGCCGCGGTGGCCTTCCAGAGCGCGTACAAGCTGGCGCCGAAGTACCTCGTCAACATCCGCGCCGCCCGCCGCCTCTTCGCGGACGTGGGCAACTGGCAGATGGTGCTGCAGCTGCTGGACGCGGAGCTCGCCGCCACCGGGGACGTCCGCCACCAGGCCGCGCTCCTCTTCGAGAAGGGCATCGTCCTCCAGGAGCGCCTGTCCCGCGACGAGGAGTCCACCGCCTGCCTCAAGCTGTGCCTGGAGCGCCGGCCCACCGACGTGGTCGTCCTCACGCAGCTGGAGTCCGTCTACGCCGCGCGCAACGACGCGCCCGCGCTGGTGGAGGTGTACCGGCTGCTCTCCGCCGCCGTGCAGCAGCCGTCGCTGCGCGCGCACTACCTCACCGCCGCGGGCCTGCTGATGGAGGAGCGCCTCAAGCTGAGAGACCCGGCCGCCGTCCTCTACCGCGAGGCCTTCGCGCTGGACCGCTCGGACCTACAATTGCTGGCGGCCATGAAGCGGCTGTCCGAGCGCGAGGGCCGCACCGACGAGCTGCTCGACGTGCTCGCGGCCGAGGCCGCCGCCCTGGGCCCGCAGGCGGCACCCGCCTATCTGCAGATCTCCAAGGTGTGCGAGCGCGCGGGGCGCAGGGAGGAGGCGCTGGCCGCGCTGCTGGACGCGCGGAGCGTGGCGCCCAACGAGCCGCTGGTGCTGAGCGAGCTGGCCGGCATCTACGAGACGCAGGGCCGCTACGAGGAGCTGGCGGACGTGCTGCTGGCGCGCGTGGGTTCGCTCAACGACGAGAGCGAGCTGGTGGCCACCAACCTCCGGCTGGCCGCGCTCTATGAAGAGACGCTCAAGCGCGAGTCGGACGCGGCGGCGCGCTACCAGGCGATTGTCGCGCGCATCCCCGGCCACGCGGCGGCGCTCGCGGGTTTGGGCAAGCTGTACTACCGGATGCAGAACTGGGAGGGGCTGGTCTCCGTGTTCGACGCGGAGGTCGCCGCCGCCGAGGACGCGAAGCAGAAGGCCGCCCGCATGTACAAGGCGGCGGAAATCCTGGAGGAGCGGCTGGGCCGGCAGGAAGACGCCATCACCCGCTACAACACCTGCCTCCAGCTCCAGCCGGGCTACCTCCCCGCGCAGAAGGCCCTCACCCGCCTCTACGAGCGCCAGGGCCGCTTCGCGGAGCTGGTGGCCATGTACGAGCAGGACCTGCTCCAGACGTCCGACCGCGATCAGCTCATCACCACGCTGAACAAGATGGCCGTGGTGTACGAGGACCGCCTCGGCGACCTGGACCACGCCATCGAGTGCATGAAGCGCATCCTCGACCTGGCGTCGGACCACCTGCCCACCATCCGCAACCTGGCGCGGCTATACGAGCGGGCCGCGCGCTACCGCGAGCTGCTGGAGACGAACGACCTGGAGGCGTCGCTCGCCGGTGACACCAAGCAGGTGCTGTCGCTGCTGCACCGCAACGCGGAAATCCTCGACGAGCACCTGAAGGACCGCGCAGGCGCCATCTCCGCCTACGAGCGCGTGCTGGCGCTGTCCCCGTCCTACCTGCCCGCGCTCAAGGCGCTGGGCCGGCTGTACGCGCAGGACTCGCGCTGGGCGAACCTCATCGACATGTACCGGGCGGAGTCGGAGTCCTCTCCGTCCACCGACCAGGCCGCGGCGCTCATCTACAAGATTGGCGAGCTGTACGAGCAGAAGCTGCAGATGGAGAGCGAGGCCATCGCCTCCTTCCAGGAAGCGCTGATGCTGGCGCCCAGCTACTTCCCGGCGCTGCGCGCCCTGGCCCGCATCTACCGGCTGAACGGCGCCTGGGAGAGCCTGGTGGAGGTGCTGCGCTCCGAGGCCGCCAACCGCACGGACCCGCTGGAGCGCGCCAACGCCCTCTACCAGGCGGCGACCATCTGGGAGGACCAGCTCAAGCGGCCGGAGCTGGCCATCGACACGTACCAGGAGGTGCTGCGCCTGACGCCGGGCCACGCCGCCACGCTGCGCGCCCTGGAGCGCCTGTACCTGGCGCAGGACAACGTGAAGGAGCTGGTGTCCATCCTGGACCGCGAGACGCAGGTGGGCGGCACGCCCACGGCCAAGGTGACGGCGTACCTGAAGCTGGCGAGGCTGTACCTGGACCGCTTCCAGGAGCCCTCGCGCGCGGCCCAGTGCAGCGAGGCGGTGCTCGGCCTGGACCCGGGCAACCTCACCGCCCTCACGCTGCTGGAGCGCATCCGCGCCTCGGACCGCCCGCGCCGCGCGGAGCTGCGCCAGCGCATCGCCGAGCGGGTGAACGACCCGCGCCTGGCCACCGCGCTGCGCCTGTCCGCCGCGCTGGACCTGGACAAGACGCCCGCCGAGGGCACGCTGGAGGCGTACAAGCGCGCCTTCGAGGCCGACCCGGGCGACACCCGGCTGGCCTTCGTGCTGGAGCGCGGGCTGCGGCAGGCGGGGGATGCGACCGGGCTGGCCCGCCTCTACACCATGCGGCTGGCGGCGGCGCAGGACGCCGACGAGGCCCTGGAGATGCTGCTGCGCACCGCCGAGCTGGCGGATGGGCGATTCAACGACCTGGACCGCGCGGCGGCCCTCTACCGACAGGCGCTGGAGCTGCAGCCGCAGTGCCTGCCCGCGATGCAGGGCGCCCGGCGCGTGGCGATCAAGCGCGGAGACTTCGCCGGAGCGCGCGTCGCCCTGGAAGCCGAGGCCCACGTCAGCAAGGACCCGCGCGGCGCCATCGACGCCCTGCTTGCCGCGGCGAAGCTGGCCGCGGGAAAGCTGGGGGACTCGGACGGCGCTTCGGCGCTGTACCGGCAGGCCCTGGAGAAGGACCCGCTGCACCCGGGCGCGCAGGCGGGCCTGGAGGAGCTGCTCGCGCAGCGCGGCGGCTCGGCGGACCTTGCGGCGCTGCAGGAGCGGCGCGCCGAGGCAAAGCTGGCGCTGAGGGATGGCACGGCGGCGGCGACGGCGTTCATCGGCGCGGCGCGGCTGTACCACTCCGCGCTGCATGACCGGCCTCGCGCGCTGGCCCAGCTGGAGAAGGCGCTGGCCGCGCAGCCGGGCCACCCGGAGGCGCTGGAGCTGCGAGGCACTTTGCTGCTGGAGGCGCAGCAGTACGCCGAGGCGGCGGCCATGCTGAGCCAGCGCGTGCAGCAGGGCGGAGACCCGCGCGCCATGGCGCAGCTCCACCTGACGCTGGGCACGCTGTACGCCACACACCTGAACGACGCGAGCCGGGCGGCAGCGCACCTCCAGACGGTGCTGGCCACCCTGCCCCGCCACCTCGATGCGCTGGAGCGGCTGGCCGCGCTGCACGCGCAGGGCCGCAACTGGGCGGGCGCGGTGGACTGCCTGCACAAGCTCTTGCAGCAGGAGCTGCCCGTGGAGGTGCGCGCGCGCTTCACGCTGGAGCTGGCGCGCACCTATGACGAAGGCCTGGGCGATGCGGCGGCGGCCACCCCGCTCTACCGCCGCGCGCTGGAGCTGGCGCCGGGCAACGCGGCGCTGGTGGAGCGGCTGGTGGTGCTCTACGAGCGGGCGCGCAACCTGCCGGAGCTGGCGCAGTTGCTGGAAGTGCAGGCCCAGGCGCACATGGCCGTGGACCCGAAGCGCGCGGCGACGATGCGGATGCGGGTGGCGGACCTCTACTCGGGTCCCCTGTCCGAGCCGGCCCGGGCCACGGCGCTCTACCGGCAGGTGGTGGACGGCGACGGCACCAACCTGACGGCGCGCGCGGCGCTCGCGGAGCTGTACGCGCGCGACACCACGTCCGTGCCCATGGCGATTGAGGAGCACCGGCAGATCCTCCGCCAGGACCCGACGCGGGTGGACAGCCTGCACGCCCTCTTCAAGCTGTGGGAGGGCCTGCGGCAGAACGACAAGGCCTTCTGCGCGGCGTCGGTGCTGCACTTCCTGCGCGCGGCGAACGAGGTGGAGGTGGCCTTCTACACGGATGGCCGCACCCGGCTGGCGCAGGAGGCCCGTGAGACGCTGAACTCGACGGACGTGGACTCGGTGCTGATGCATCCGGCGGCGCGCGGACCGCTGCTGGAGGTGCTGCGCGCGGTGGGAGACCAGCTGGAGAAGGTCTACCCGCCGAGCTTCGACATCGTCGGCGTCAACCCCAAGGCGGACAAGCTGAAGCCGGACTCCGCGGTGTTCAAGGCCATGCGCACGGTGGCGCAGGTCTTCGGCGTGGAGGACTTCGAGGTGTACCAGGCGCGGCGCGGGCTGACGGTGCTGGAGACCACGGAGCCGCTGTCGGTGTGCATCGGCCAGGACGTGGTGCGGCGCTTCAACGCGCGGGAGCAGAAGTTCCTCCTGGGGCGCGCGGCGCTGGGCCTGCTGAACAAGGCGGCGGTGCTGGAGAAGCTGTCGCAGGGCGAGACGGCGGACCTGTTCGGCAACTCCATCCGCATCCACGCGCCGCAGTTCACCGCGCTGGGGCGGCGCAACGACGAGTCGGTGAAGCAGCTCAAGAAGGCGTACCCCCGCAAGGCCCTCAAGGCGCTGGAGATTCCGGCGATGGCGATGGGCGACGTCCAGAAGGTGGAGCTGGCGCCTTGGCTGGACGCGCTGGACTACTCGGCGGACCGGGCGGGCATGCTCCTGTGCGGCGACGTCTCCGTGGGCCTGGGCATGGTGCTGCGCGAGGACCCGAACTTCGCGGGCGCTCGCATGGACGGCGCGGAGCCCGTGCTCCAGGCCGTGCGCGACGGCGAGCGGCTGCGCATGCTGCTCGCCTTCGCCTTCACCGATGACTTCTTCCGGCTGCGCCAGCGGCTGGGGCTGTCGCTGTAG